The DNA segment AGCTCGGCGGCTCGTGGTGGGGCGTCCCCGCGGCCGTGCTGATCGGCGTCCCGCTGTACTCCGGGACCGCGACCGCGGTGCCGCTCATCGCCCCGCTGCACGCCGCAGGAGTGCCGATCGGCACGCTCATCGCGATGCTCATGGCGGTGGTCGGGCTGTCGGCCCCCGAGCTGCTCATGCTGCGCAAGGTGATGGAGCGACGCATGCTCGCGATCTTCTTCGGCGTGGTCGCGACCGGCATCGTCGGCGCGGGCTACCTGCTCAACGCGCTCACCTAGGAGCGACTCGCGGGGCTCGCGACCATCGCTTCCCGCGGGCGGCCGCACGTTCCCGGAGCGCCGCCCGCGGGGTCGCGGGACTCAGGAGCCCTGACGCTCCTTGAGCCGTGCGATCGCCTGCGGAAGCACGTCGTTGAGGTCACCCACGACGCCCAGGTCCGCGATCTCGAAGATCGGGGCGTCGGGGTCCAGGTTGACCGCCACGATCGTGCCCGAGGCCTGCATGCCGCCGCGGTGGTGCACCGCGCCCGAGATGCCGCAGCCCACGTACAGCGCGGGGGTCACCGTCGTACCGGTCTGCCCGACCATGTGCTCGTGGGAGATCCAGCCCTCGTCGGTCGCGTCGCGGGTCGCGCCTACCGCGCCGCCGAGGACCTCGGCGAGCTCGCGCACGAGCGTGTAGTCACCGTTCGTGCCGCGGCCGCCGGAGACGACGACGCGGGCCTCGGACAGCGGCACGCCCTCGGGGCGCTCGACGGGGTCGACGTGCACGAGGATCTCAAGCGTCTCGGGCTCCTCGAACGCCACCTTCGCGACAGCGCCCGCGGCGGGGGCGTCGGCCGGGGCGGCCTGGGTCGTGTTGGGGCGCAGCGCCACGATCGCGTCGTCCGAGACGATGCGGGTGGTGACGTTCCACGTGGCGGCGAAGACCGTCTGCTCGGTCTGCACCTTGCCCTCGACGATCTGAGCGCCCGAGGCGTCGACCACGACGCCGGCGCCGGTCTGCAGCGCGAGCAGCGCCGCGAGCTCCTTGTTCAGGAAGGTGGACGTCACCAGCACCGTGCGCGCATCGGTCGACGCGGCGCCGAGCGCGGCGGCGCGCACCTTCGGCAGGCGCGCCGTGCCCCCGAGCTCGACCCAGCGGACCTCCTCGGCGCCGTGCGACGCGAGGGAGGCGACCGCATCGTCCCCGGGCTCCTCGCCGATCCACACGGCGACCGGGCGACCGAGCGCTCGGGCGAGCGTGAGGTTCTCGAGCGTCGGGCCCGCGACCTGTCCGTCCCGGTGCTCGACGAGCACCGCCACCGTCATGGCGCTCATGCGAGGCCCCTCTCGATCAGGAAGTCTGCGAGGACGACTCCGCCGTCGCCCGTGTCGGTCACGACCTCGCGGCCCTCGCGCGGCGGGCGCTCGGACGCGTCGACCACCTCGGTGCGCGCGGCGGCCGAGCCCACGGCGGCGCCGTCGAGGCCCAGGTCGGCGAGCGACCACTGCGCCACGGGCGCCTTGCGGGCCGCCATGATGAGCTTGAAGTTCGGGTATCGAGGCGTGTTCGCCTCGTCCGTCACGGACACGACCGCGGGCAGCGGCGCCGACACCGTCTCGTGCGCGTCGGGCATGTGGCGCACGATCGTCGCGGTGCCGTCCGCGACCTCGAGGCTCGACGCGAGCGTGAGCTGGGCCCAGCCGAGGTCGGCCGCGAGCGCGGTCGGGAGCATCGACGTGAGGCCGTCGAGGGCCGCCATGCCGGTGATCACGAGGTCGAGCGGCTGCTCGTCGTGCACCTTGCGGATCGCCGCGGCGAGCACCTTGGCGGTGCCGAACACGTCGGCGCCCGCGATCTGCTCGTCGGAGACGTGGATCGCGTGGTGCGCCCCGAGCTGGAGCGCCTTGCGGACCGCGGCCACCGCATCGGGGCCGCCGACCGTGAGCGCGTAGACCTCTCCCTCCCCCGCCGCCTCGACGAGCTGCAGCGCGGCCTCGACCGCGTTCTCGTCGAGCTCGTTCATGGAGCCGTCGTCCGCGGTGCGCGTCACCGAGCCATCGGTGAACGACCGCTGCGACTGAAGGTCCGGCGTGAACTTGACCGTCACCAGAATTCGCATGGGTTCCAGCCTAGTGGCGCTGGGGCGGACGCGTGCATGCCCCCAGGGGCTCAGGCGGAGGGCGCGTAACGGACCTCCGTGATCCGCGCCTCGCCGCCGAGCGCCTCGATCCCGAGCATCCGGCCCGTGAAACCGCCAGCGACCTCGGTGGACAGGTAGCGGCCGTCGAGCGTGGCGATCTCGAGGAAGTCGCCGGCGCGCACGACCCCGAGCGACACCTGGTCGGGGCCGCTGCTCTCGCCCAGCCTGAGCTCGGAGGCTCGCACCCGGATCGCGAGCGCGTCGTCCTGCTCGACGGGGATCTCGCCCAGGACCTGATCGAACGGAGCGCTGACCGCGCGGGCGCGGGCGACGCCTCCCACGCGCTCGACGCCGCACCAGTGGCTCGCGTCGAGCCGCACCGACAGGCACGCGTCTCCCTGGACGATGCGCGCGCTGGCATCCCACGACAGGTCGCCGACGACGGCGCACAGGACGGCGCCCTGCTCCCCGTCGTCCGGCGCTCGCCCAGGTGCGAGGGTGAGCCCGTCGGCGGGCATCGCGAACGACGCCGGGACCACGGACGGTGCGGCCCACCGGGGGTCGAGCATCGTCCCTGCGAAGCCGTCCGACCAGGAGCGGTCGACGTCGGGGACCTCGAAGCGGTCCTCGACCACGACGGGCCAGTCGTCGATCCAGTCGATGCCCGCGAGGTAGGTCTCCCGTCCGAGCACGTGGAAGCCCGGATGCGATCCGGCCTGACGGATGCCGAGGTGCACGAGCGCCCACGCCCCGTCCGCGAGCTCGACCAGGTCGGCGTGACCGACCGCCTGCACCGCGTGCGGGGTGGACCGGTGGCTGAGGATCGGGTTCGCGGGATGCGCCTCGAAGGGACCACGGGGTGACCGCGAGCGCGCGACCGAGACGCCGTGGCCCAGGTGAGTGCCGCCCTCGGCGACGGCCAGGTACCACCAGTCGCCGCGACGGATCAGGTGCGGCCCCTCGGTGTCCGCGAGGCCCGTCCCCTGCCACACGACCGTCTCCTCGCCGAGCCGCTCGCCGGTCGCCGGATCGATCGGCACCTGGTGGATGCCGGGCGGGGCGAAGCCGCGCCACGTGAGCAGGCACGTGCCGTCGTCGTCCCACGCGAGGTCGGGGTCGATGCCGAGCGTGCCGGGCACCCGGACCGGCGCGGACCACGGACCCTCGGGCCGCTCGGCGTGCGTGATGAGCTGGCCGGCGGCGACGTCGCGGATGCTCGTGGTCGTCATCCACAGCAGCCCGTCGCGGTGGCGCAGCGTGGGCGCGAAGATGCCCTGGCTCGCCCCCGCCGCGCCCTGCTCGGCGTTGATGACCGCGGGGTCAGTGAGCGCGTGACCGACGAGCTCCCACGTCACCAGGTCCGAGGACCGGTGGATCGGGACGCCCGGGACGTACTCGAACGTGGACGTCGCGAGCAGGTACTCGTCGCCGACGCGGCAGATCGACGGGTCGGGATGGAAACCAGGCAGGATCGGCGTCTCGCTCATGTGGTCAGCCTCTCACCCGGGCCGCGAGCCCTTCCCTCACCAGCGCGCGTCCTCGTAGCCCATGAACGGGTCGACCGGGCTCTCGCCGCGGAAGTCGTCCTCGCCCGTGAGCTTCGCGACGACCGCGTCGACCGTCTGGTCGTTGGCCGCATACGCGTTGACGTACGTGCGCACGAACGGCACGTCCTGCAGGTGGTACGGGCTCCCCAGCGACACGAACAGCGTCGGGATCTCGGTGAGATACCTGGGCAGGTTGCCCGCCGTGAAGGTCGCCCAGTGGAGGCGCGCAACGGTCTCGTTCGAGCGCGGCTGCACGTCCGCGACGTAGATCACGGCGTCGTAGTTCTCGAGCAGCTCGGCGCCGTTGACGCCGCCGTCCACCCCGACGCGCTTGAACATCGTCGATCCGGGAGGCCCGTCCTCGAACAGGGTCGCCGCGAAGCCTCGCTCATTCAGTTGCGCGGTGAAGCGCTCGGCGGGCCCGGTGAAGGACAGCAGGCCCCGCAGCGAGTACACGAGGACGCGCTGGTGGCGCTCCGTGTCGAGCGGCAGCAGCCCGGCCTCCTTGTCCTTGACCAGCGTGATGCCCGCGTCGGCCTGCTCGCGCGACCACGTACGGTGCTTGGCCGTGTCGATGCCGTCAAGACCGGGGACGAGCTCCTCGGGAGACTGTCCCGCGTGGAGCCCGAGCGCGGCCTTGAGCGCGAGCACGCGCGTGACCGCCTGGTCCACGCGAGCCTGAGAGATCACGCCGTCGCGCACACCCGCGAGCATGTGCGCATGATCTGCGGCGTAGTCCGGGGTGAAGAGGAACATGTCGCAGCCGGCGGCGACCGCGGCGGGCACGAGCTCGGCGCGGGGCATCTTCATGAGCATGCCGCCCATGAGCGACGCGTCGGTGATCACGACGCCGTTGAAGCCCATCCGCTCCCGCAGCAGCTCGGTCGTGAGCTCCGGCGCGAGCGACGCGGGCAGGATGTCCTCGTCCGCGATGCCGGGGCGGAGCGCCCGGCTGTAGGCAGGGAGCGCGATGTGCGCGGCCATGACCGACAGGGCGCCCGCCTCGATCGAGGCGCGGTAGGCGGCCCCGAAGGTCTCCTCCCACTCCTCGACGCCCAGCGTGTTCACGGTCGTGACCAGGTGCTGGTCACGGTCGTCGACGCCGTCCCCGGGCCAGTGCTTGATGGACGCCGCGACGCCGTGATCCTGCAGGCCCTTCACGAACTCCACGCCCATGCGAGCCACCCGCTCGGGGTCCGAACCGAAGGCACGGTTGAGCACGATCGGGTTGCGCGGGTTGACCTGGATGTCGATGATCGGCGCGAAGTCCCACGTGACGCCCAGCGCACGACCCTCGACCGCGGCGACCTCGCCCATCCGGTACGCGCACGAGTCGTCGCCCGTCGCGGCCGCCTGGAGCGGCGTGCCGACCTGCGTGGCCATGAAGCTCGCGCCGTCCGCGCCATTCTCCAGGTTGCCAGCGATCAGCGGAGGCACCGCGCTCGCGGCATGGAGATGGCGGTTGAGGCTCACGGCCTCCTCCACCGGAGCGGCGCGGCGCATGAAGCCGCCGGGCTGGCTGACCGCGATGTCGGCGTCCACGCCCGCGGGGTCGTTCGCCATGAGGAAGAACAGCTGACCGACCTTGTCCTCGAGCGACATCGCGTCGCGGGTCGCGACGACCCAGGCCTGCGCGTCCGCATCGAGGTGGAAGGGCGCCTCGCCGAGGCGCACGGGAGCGGTGTCGGACATGGTCTCCTCCTTGGAGCCGATCGTGAGCGAGCCCACGAAGGTGATGCCGCGCTCGGCGAGCGAGCCGGCCGCGCGAAGTCCGGGGATGACGACGTCTGCCTCGTCGAGCACGGCCGGGTCGCCGATGCCGACGGCGGTCATGCCGCCGCCTCGGGCGGCCTGGACGCCCGCGATCGCGTCCTCGAAGACAACGCAGTCCGCGGGGTCGACGCCGAGCGCCTCGGCGCCCGCGAGGAACACCGCGGGGTCGGGCTTGGCCTTCGTGACGACCGAGCCGTCGATGATCGCGTCGAACAGGTCGCGGATGCCGAGCCGATCGAGGATGAGGGGCGCGTTGCGACTCGCGGAGCCGAGCGCGGTCGGCACGCCCCGTCGCTTGAGGTCCTCGAGGAAGGCGAGCGCGCCCGGGAGCATGTCGTCCGGGGTCAGTGTTGAGATCGCCTCGACGTACTGCGCGTTCTTGTCCGTGGCGAGGCGGACGGCCTCCTCCTCGGAGACCTCCACTCCCCCTAGCCCCAAGACGATGCGGAGCGCGTCCATGCGGCCGACGCCCTTGAGCAGCTCCTCGTCCTCGTCCGCGAGCTCGAACCCCAGCCCGGCCGCCATCGCGCGCCACGCGATGAAGTGGTGCTTGGCGGTGTCGACGATCACGCCGTCGAGGTCGAAGAGCGCGGCCTTGGCGGCGATCGCGGTCGTGGTCATGACGCCACCGCGGCGGACGAACGGCGGGCGATCTCCTTCGCGAACACGGCGGCCGAGGCCTTGGGAGTGCGCTCGAGCGTCGCGCGGTCGACGCTATGGAGGCCGAACCTCGGCCCGTAGGCGAAGATCCACTCGAAGTTGTCGAGCAGGGACCAGTGGCAGTAGCCGAG comes from the Demequina sp. NBRC 110054 genome and includes:
- a CDS encoding electron transfer flavoprotein subunit alpha/FixB family protein, translating into MSAMTVAVLVEHRDGQVAGPTLENLTLARALGRPVAVWIGEEPGDDAVASLASHGAEEVRWVELGGTARLPKVRAAALGAASTDARTVLVTSTFLNKELAALLALQTGAGVVVDASGAQIVEGKVQTEQTVFAATWNVTTRIVSDDAIVALRPNTTQAAPADAPAAGAVAKVAFEEPETLEILVHVDPVERPEGVPLSEARVVVSGGRGTNGDYTLVRELAEVLGGAVGATRDATDEGWISHEHMVGQTGTTVTPALYVGCGISGAVHHRGGMQASGTIVAVNLDPDAPIFEIADLGVVGDLNDVLPQAIARLKERQGS
- a CDS encoding electron transfer flavoprotein subunit beta/FixA family protein, producing MRILVTVKFTPDLQSQRSFTDGSVTRTADDGSMNELDENAVEAALQLVEAAGEGEVYALTVGGPDAVAAVRKALQLGAHHAIHVSDEQIAGADVFGTAKVLAAAIRKVHDEQPLDLVITGMAALDGLTSMLPTALAADLGWAQLTLASSLEVADGTATIVRHMPDAHETVSAPLPAVVSVTDEANTPRYPNFKLIMAARKAPVAQWSLADLGLDGAAVGSAAARTEVVDASERPPREGREVVTDTGDGGVVLADFLIERGLA
- a CDS encoding glycoside hydrolase family 43 protein; translation: MSETPILPGFHPDPSICRVGDEYLLATSTFEYVPGVPIHRSSDLVTWELVGHALTDPAVINAEQGAAGASQGIFAPTLRHRDGLLWMTTTSIRDVAAGQLITHAERPEGPWSAPVRVPGTLGIDPDLAWDDDGTCLLTWRGFAPPGIHQVPIDPATGERLGEETVVWQGTGLADTEGPHLIRRGDWWYLAVAEGGTHLGHGVSVARSRSPRGPFEAHPANPILSHRSTPHAVQAVGHADLVELADGAWALVHLGIRQAGSHPGFHVLGRETYLAGIDWIDDWPVVVEDRFEVPDVDRSWSDGFAGTMLDPRWAAPSVVPASFAMPADGLTLAPGRAPDDGEQGAVLCAVVGDLSWDASARIVQGDACLSVRLDASHWCGVERVGGVARARAVSAPFDQVLGEIPVEQDDALAIRVRASELRLGESSGPDQVSLGVVRAGDFLEIATLDGRYLSTEVAGGFTGRMLGIEALGGEARITEVRYAPSA
- the pgmB gene encoding beta-phosphoglucomutase, which codes for MTTTAIAAKAALFDLDGVIVDTAKHHFIAWRAMAAGLGFELADEDEELLKGVGRMDALRIVLGLGGVEVSEEEAVRLATDKNAQYVEAISTLTPDDMLPGALAFLEDLKRRGVPTALGSASRNAPLILDRLGIRDLFDAIIDGSVVTKAKPDPAVFLAGAEALGVDPADCVVFEDAIAGVQAARGGGMTAVGIGDPAVLDEADVVIPGLRAAGSLAERGITFVGSLTIGSKEETMSDTAPVRLGEAPFHLDADAQAWVVATRDAMSLEDKVGQLFFLMANDPAGVDADIAVSQPGGFMRRAAPVEEAVSLNRHLHAASAVPPLIAGNLENGADGASFMATQVGTPLQAAATGDDSCAYRMGEVAAVEGRALGVTWDFAPIIDIQVNPRNPIVLNRAFGSDPERVARMGVEFVKGLQDHGVAASIKHWPGDGVDDRDQHLVTTVNTLGVEEWEETFGAAYRASIEAGALSVMAAHIALPAYSRALRPGIADEDILPASLAPELTTELLRERMGFNGVVITDASLMGGMLMKMPRAELVPAAVAAGCDMFLFTPDYAADHAHMLAGVRDGVISQARVDQAVTRVLALKAALGLHAGQSPEELVPGLDGIDTAKHRTWSREQADAGITLVKDKEAGLLPLDTERHQRVLVYSLRGLLSFTGPAERFTAQLNERGFAATLFEDGPPGSTMFKRVGVDGGVNGAELLENYDAVIYVADVQPRSNETVARLHWATFTAGNLPRYLTEIPTLFVSLGSPYHLQDVPFVRTYVNAYAANDQTVDAVVAKLTGEDDFRGESPVDPFMGYEDARW